From Campylobacter showae:
GAGCTTTATAGAGATGTTCGTTGGCGTAGGTGCTAGTCGCGTGAGGGATCTTTTTGAAAATGCAAAAAAAGAAGCTCCGGCAATCGTCTTTATAGACGAGATCGACGCTATCGGCAAAAGCCGCGCAGCTAGCGGAATGATCGGCGGAAACGACGAGCGCGAGCAAACGCTAAACCAGCTTTTGGCTGAGATGGACGGCTTTAGCTCGGATGCGTCGCCCGTTATCGTACTTGCCGCGACGAACCGTCCGGAGGTGCTTGATGCCGCGCTTTTAAGGCCGGGTAGATTCGACAGGCAGGTGCTTGTAGATAAGCCTGATTTTAAAGGTAGGATCGAAATTTTACGCGTACATATAAAAGATATTAAGCTAGATCATAGCGTTAGTATCGAGGATATCGCGCGCATGACGGCGGGCCTTGCGGGAGCGGATCTAGCAAACATCATAAACGAAGCCGCGCTACTAGCGGGCAGAAAAGAAAAAGGCAAAGTCGAGCAGGCTGATTTGCTCGAGGCCGTTGAGAGAGCGATCGCTGGTCTTGAGAAAAAATCTCGCCGCATAAATCCGAAAGAAAAACGCATCGTGGCCTATCACGAGAGCGGACACGCACTCATAGCAGAGACCACCAAAGGCGCAAACAGAGTCACCAAAGTATCGATCATACCGCGCGGGCTTGCGGCACTGGGATACACGCTCCATACGCCTGAAGAGAATAAATTTATGATGCAGCGCCACGAGCTGATGGCTGAAGTGGATGTGCTTTTGGCGGGGCGCGCAGCGGAAGAGGTCTTTATAAAAGAGATTTCGACCGGTGCTGGCAACGACCTAGAGCGCGCGACCGATATACTTCGCTCGATGATCTCGATATACGGCATGAGCGATATTGCGGGACTTATGGTGCTTGAAAAGCGTCGCAGTACTTTCCTTGCTGGCGGTCAGGCCGACAGGGATTACAGCGACAAGACGGCGGAAAAAGTAGATGAATTTATCAAAAATACGCTAGATGAGCGTTATAAACACGTACTAGAGACGCTTCGAACTTACGGCGACGCGATAGAAAAGATGGTAGAGGCGCTTTACGAGGAGGAAACTATCGAGGGTGCGAAGGTTAGAGAGATCATCGCAAACTACGAACAAGAGCGCGGCATGCCTAGCAGGCTAGTAAATTTGGAAGAAAATAAAGAGGAACAAGCGTAAAGATATGCAAAACATCGGGCTAATCGCAAAACAGGGCTACAAATACGTTTTCGTTTTAGGGCTTTTGCTTTTGCTTGCGCTGGTTTTGGGCGTATGTCAAATTTTATTTTTCGTGCTTTTTGCGCTTTGCGTATTTTGGTTTAGAAACCCGGAGCGAGCACTAGGTAGCGATGATGCGTACGCCGTACTTAGTCCGATCGACGGTAAGATAAAAAGCATAGATAAAATTTACTATTTTGATACGCAGTGCGTAGCCATAACTATCCGCAAGGGCGTATTTGACGCGGGCGCACTCAGAGCTCCTTGCGATATGGAGCTTTTAGAGGCCAAACAAAGGCACGGACTGTTTTTGTGCAACGCTATGGAAGCTTCTAAAAATTTAAACGAGCGTGCCTTGTTTGTCTGTAAAAACTCGGATAATAAATTTGCGATCCGCGTCGTCGTGGGACCCCTTAGCAAGGGTATTTCTTTTGAAAATTTTAGCCGACTAAAAGCGGGCAGGAGATTTGGCTTTTTAAGTAGTGGTGAGGCGATTTTGATACTACCCGCAAATACGAGAATAAGCGTCAGCGTAGGCGAAAAGGTCGCGAGCGCGGGCATTTTAGGGTTTTTTAGCTACGAGGAAAAAGATGCAAGACAATCAGCATAAACTTCAGTTAATGTATATTTTGCCGAATTTATTCACGGCGGCTTCAGCGTTTTTGGGTATTATTAGTATTATCGCTTCCGTCCGCGGCTATATCGCGGCCAGCGCAGGACTAGTCGAGGAGGCTAACGGCTACTTTTTTAAGGCTATTGTTTACATAGTTTTATCGCTATTTTTGGATGGACTTGATGGGCGAGTAGCGAGGCTAACTAAAACTACGTCAAAATTCGGCGTGGAGTTTGACAGTCTTGCCGATATTATAGCTTTCGGCGTCGCGCCCGCGATGCTTTTTTACTTTACGGTCGGACACAGCTTTGGGCGTTTGGGTTCGCTAGTCGCTGCACTGTTTGTAGTTTTTGGTGCTATTAGACTTGCTCGGTTTAACGTAATGACCGGCACCTACGAGCCGTCTGTTTTTATCGGCCTTCCGATACCAACGGCGGCCATTGTGTCTGCATTTTGGGTTGGGCTGAGCTTGGAGTATGATTTTACTAGAAGTGCCGAATGGTTTTTGCTGTTTTTGCAAATTTTGCTTTCCGTTTTGATGGTAAGCAACATCCGCTACCCTAGCTTTAAAAAAATCGATCTAAAAAAAGCCCATTTTTTACGCATATTAGTCGGCCTTACGGTCGCGTTTTCGGTTATTTATATCTACCCGATCGAGGCGGTTACGGCTTTAATGAGCGTTTATGTTTCTTACGGTATAATCCGCTATGTTTTTATGAGATGTAAAAACAAAAAAAACCAAAAGGAGAGCGAATGAACGGCAACGTCAAATTTAACGCATTTTTCTCTCTACTTCTGCTGCTGCGCTAAGCAGCGACTCTTTCACACCCTAATAATAAAAATTTAACCACACAAACAAAAACCCCAAAAAGGATAAAAAATGAACAATGATAAAATAATAATATTTGATACGACTTTACGAGACGGCGAGCAAAGCCCCGGCGCATCAATGAATACCGAGGAGAAAATCCGTATCGCGCGCCAGCTAGAGCGCCTAAACGTAGACGTCATGGAGGTCGGCTTTGCGGCGGCTAGTAGGGGCGATTTCGACGCGATACATCAGATCGCCAAGCAAGCCTCAAACGCTTCTATCTGTTCGCTCGCCCGTGCCGTGGACGGCGATATAAAGGCTGCGGGCGAAGCTATAGCTCCGGCAAAAAATAGGCGCATCCACACCTTTATCGCTACGAGCCCGATCCATATGGAGTTTAAGCTAAAAATGTCTCCAGATGAAGTGATTAGACGCGCCGTGCGAGCCGTGGAATATGCTAAAACCTTCTGCGAGGACGTCGAGTTTAGCTGCGAGGACGCGTGCAGGAGCGAGATGAGCTTTTTAAAAGAAATTTGCGACGCCGCTATAAACGCCGGAGCAAAAACCATCAACATCCCAGACACCGTGGGGTATCTATATCCCGAGGAGATTACCGCTCGCATAGGAGAAATGGTTAAATTTATAAACGGTCGCGCAGTCATCTCCGTGCATAATCACAACGACCTAGGCCTAGCTACGGCAAACTCGCTAGCCGCGATAAAAGCGGGCGCCAGACAGGTCGAGTGCACGCTAAACGGCATCGGCGAGCGTGCCGGAAATGCCGCGCTTGAAGAGATCGTGATGGCGATAAAGACGCGTAGCGACGTATTCGCACCGCTTTACACGGACATAGTATATAAAGAAATTTATCCTAGCTCGCGCCTGCTAGCGGGCATCATCGGTATCGAGCCTCAGCCAAACAAAGCCATCGTCGGTAAAAACGCCTTCGCTCACGAAAGTGGCATCCACCAAGATGGCGTGCTAAAACACAAAGAAACCTACGAAATCATCAGCGCCGAGAGCATCGGACTGGATAAAAACTCGCTGATACTAGGCAAACACTCGGGTCGCCACGCCTTTAAAGATAAGCTAATAAGCCTTGGTTTTGAGCTCGAAGATAGCGCGCTAAACGAGGCGTTTGAGAAATTTAAGGCGCTAGCGGATAAGAAAAAAGAGATCTTTGACGACGATTTGCGCGCGCTGGTAACTAGCGAAATCATCAAGATCCCCGAAGTTTTCGAGTTTTTGACGCTAACGCAAAGCAGCTGCAACAAAGGCCTAAGCAGCGCTGCTATCACGCTTCGTCACGCCGACGAGATCAAGAGCGATGCGGCGCTAGGCAACGGTACGGCGGATGCGATATTTAAAGTCATCGACCGTCTAAGCGGCATAAACGGCGTACTAAAAGACTATAAGGTAAACGCCGTTTCGCAGGGCAAGGACGCGCTGGCAAACGTAGTAGTGAAGGTCGAATTTGACGGCAAAACCGTCATCGGACACGGACTTGATATCGACACGATGACGGCGAGCGCTAGAGCGTATATAGGCGCGCTAAATAGCTACGTAAAGATTGCCGCAACAAAGTAAAATTTGAGCGGTTTGACCGCGTCACTTAACAAATTTAAGGCTCGGATTCGGGTCTTAAATTTGTAAAATTAACCTTTAAATTCGGCTTGTTTTAAAACCAACAAAAATATAAAACTCAAATTTAAACCTCCTCGCATTTACCGCCGCGTCTTTAAAATTTGATATAATCAAGCCAAATTTTCAAAGGAGAAAATATGAAAAAAATCGCGTTTTTGTTGATGATTATCGGGGTATTTGCGTTTGCTAAAAGCGAAGAAGCGCCGCAAAAATCTGAGCCAAAGCAGCTCGAGATGGTGCTGATCCTAGATAAATCAGGCTCGATGAGCGGGCTTGAAAGCGATACTATCGGCGGCTTTAACTCGATGATCGACAAGCAAAAAGAAGCGGGCGTGGACGCCAAGGTAACGACGGTGCTTTTTGATACGAATTTTAAAACTCTGCACGATAGAGCCGATATCAAAAAGGTTGAAAAGCTAACGAATAAGGACTACGTCGCTGGCGGTAACACCGCGCTATTAGACGCCGTGGGTGATACGATAAATAAAATCTCAAAAGTCGAGGATATCTATGCTAAAAACAGAGCCGTGCTTTTCGTGATCGTAACCGACGGACAGGAAAACTCGAGCAAGGAGTACTCAAAGGCGCAGATAAAAAAGATGATAAGCGACAAGCAGGAAAAATACGACTGGGAGTTTATATTTTTGGGAGCGAACATCGACGCGGTTAGTGAGGCGCAGAGCCTAGGCATAAAGGGCACTAACGCTGTGAAATACAAAAACAGCAGCGAGGGCGTGCAGAAAAACTTTGAGGCCGCTGCCGAGATGTCCAAAGATATGGCGATGGATAAAAAATCAAGCTCCAAGTGGCGCGAAAAGGTGCTTGAGGATAAGTAAAATTTGACTTGAGGCACGGCTTATTGCCGTGCTTTTGTAAATTTGCGGTTGTTTTTTAAATAGCTAGTCATAGCGCAAAGCGTAGCAGGGCGATCAAATTTGACGAGGCGAGTTGTTTTTATTTCTCGTCAAATTTAACAAAGCCGTTTCGCTTTGGCGCTATTATCTATAAAAATTATTCGGGCGACTTTGCGACGGATTTATCGCCTATCGCCCGCACAAAACTACTTTTTCAGCTTCTCGTAATCAATCATAAAATCAACGAATTTACTTTTAAAATTCGGATCTTTTATTAGCCCGTATTGTATCGTCGCAGCCTCGATGTTATCGATCTCTTGATATAGGTGCCCCAGCGCCACGCGGCTTTCCATCGCGTTTGGATCGGTGAGCTTAGATAGCTCCAAAAGTGCGGTTGCGTTTTGCGGGTGATTTGAGCCGATGGCGGCCACGGCGGCTAGAAACAGCGTGCCCGCGTCATTTATCTTAAATTCGTCGATTATGCGGTTGTAGATCTGATAGCTCTCCTCAAAATCGTTCGTAAAAATATCGATGTAGGCTAGCGTTTGGAGCAAGTCGGAGTTATTGGCGCCTTGTTTTAGCAGCGCTTTTATTTTCTCGCGCTCGTAGTTTAGCAGACCCGAGATTTGCAAAAGCTTGATGTATTGCTCTTTGATGATGTTTGCGCCGTGGTAAAACGCCGCGTCGTTTAGCCGCTTGTCGTGGAAGTAAATTTGTATCTGCTCGACGTATTTTTTGATGCCTTCATCCTTGTAGTTTGCGATAAAATCAAGAATGTTCGCCACGATATCATCAGGCAGCTTAGCTTTTAAAATTTGCGTTTTTTTGGCAAACTCCTCACCCTTGTCGGTCATCTTTGCGATTATCGCGTCAAAGGCCAAATTTAGCGCGCTCTCTTCCTTTTCTTGTTCTAGCCAGCGCATGAGAGCGCCGCTATTGTTTGCGATGAGCGCCATTAGAGCTTGGCTTACGGGCGCGTCTTTTGAGCTCGCGTCGTGGTCGAGATTTTCTGAAATTTCTTGTAGTAGTTTGGTGTTATCTACGGCGTTTATGTCGTTTGCGATGGCGCCCAGCACGCCTGCTAGGTGGTTCGTCGGGTCTAGGTGGTAGCTCATGATAAAGTGCTTTGCCGCCATGCTAAAGTTGCCCAGCTGCGCGTAGCTAAGGGCTAGGTCGTAGTGTAAAACCGAGTGTTCGGGATAGAGCGAGATGAGCGATGCAAACTGCGCGTTAGCCTGCTTTAGCTTGTAGTTTAGGGCGTTTGCGATGGCTGAGGATAGCTCTAAATTTACCTTTGAGAGCGCGCCGCTAGCGTTTAGGTAGTTGCCCGCCGCGCTTGCATCATCCAAAAATAGGCTCACTCCACCCTTTCTTATATAGTTTATCGTTTGGGTAGGGTCAAAAACCTTATAAGGCGCGAAGTAAAACAGCGTCTCGTAGCGTTTGGTTTTGTCGAAAAATAGGTCGTTTCTAAAGTGCGCCTGAGCTAAATTTACGTCGAAAAGCTCTGGTTTTAGGATCGTTTTGATCGGGAAATTCGCGTTTAAAAACAGCGGATCTTCGTGAAAAACAGCTTTTATTTCATTGGTCGCAGCTTCAAAATTGCCGTCTTTTAGGTTGATGATGGCTATCATCGAGTTTATTTTATTTGAGTCGCCGCCTTTGTTTAGTGCTAAATTTAGCCTATTTCTGGCCTTTTCGTATTGCCCGAGCCTTGCGTAGAGCATACCCAGAGCTAGATCTGCGTCAAATTCTTTTTGAGCTTCTAGCTTTTTTATCGCTTCGGTGTCGTCGCCGATAAAGCTTAAAATTTTAGCCGCTAGGTAGTCGTAGCGATCTTTATAGTAGCCGTTTTCGGCGTGCGAGAGGGCCGCTAGAGCCTCGACGTATTGGCCTTTATAGTAGTTTATGAGCGCGTAGTAGTAGTTGTATAGCGGAGAGTCTGCTTCTTTATATAAAAACGAGCTTGCGAGATTTATATAGTAGTTAAAATTTTGTTCGTTTTTTAGCTCCAGTGAGCTAACTGCGGCATTTATGGCGCTAACGGCGACATTTTCGTTATTGTCGATAGCTTTTTTAAAGCTTTTTAGCGCGTCTTCAAATTTGCCCTGCCTCATCTGTGAAACGCCGAGATTATAGTTTGAGAGGCTTTGGTTGTAAACTGCGATGTTTTCGTAGATTTTCAGCGCCTCAAATTTATTGCCCTTTTCGTAGAGTAAATTTGCCTTAGCGATCATGTCGTCGATCTTCGAGCTGCCGAATTTTTGCGACTCGTAGTGCTCCTCGA
This genomic window contains:
- the ftsH gene encoding ATP-dependent zinc metalloprotease FtsH, with the protein product MDNRKNDDKNLNNGGNNFFNKNPILIFAIFAIVIVIAFRGLGGGEMDGTLLGQSAASSKSTSYSEIKEMIKNKQVAQVGISETSIKAVDNGGRTYFAKRVNDPTLVPILEEQKIPYGAYSETNWFTEMLFSWVLPIFIFFGIWMFLASRMQRNMGGGILGMGSSKKLVNSEKPKVKFADVAGVQEAKEEVKEIVDFLKHPDRYINLGAKIPKGVLLVGPPGTGKTLLAKAVAGEADVPFFSVSGSSFIEMFVGVGASRVRDLFENAKKEAPAIVFIDEIDAIGKSRAASGMIGGNDEREQTLNQLLAEMDGFSSDASPVIVLAATNRPEVLDAALLRPGRFDRQVLVDKPDFKGRIEILRVHIKDIKLDHSVSIEDIARMTAGLAGADLANIINEAALLAGRKEKGKVEQADLLEAVERAIAGLEKKSRRINPKEKRIVAYHESGHALIAETTKGANRVTKVSIIPRGLAALGYTLHTPEENKFMMQRHELMAEVDVLLAGRAAEEVFIKEISTGAGNDLERATDILRSMISIYGMSDIAGLMVLEKRRSTFLAGGQADRDYSDKTAEKVDEFIKNTLDERYKHVLETLRTYGDAIEKMVEALYEEETIEGAKVREIIANYEQERGMPSRLVNLEENKEEQA
- a CDS encoding phosphatidylserine decarboxylase produces the protein MQNIGLIAKQGYKYVFVLGLLLLLALVLGVCQILFFVLFALCVFWFRNPERALGSDDAYAVLSPIDGKIKSIDKIYYFDTQCVAITIRKGVFDAGALRAPCDMELLEAKQRHGLFLCNAMEASKNLNERALFVCKNSDNKFAIRVVVGPLSKGISFENFSRLKAGRRFGFLSSGEAILILPANTRISVSVGEKVASAGILGFFSYEEKDARQSA
- the pssA gene encoding CDP-diacylglycerol--serine O-phosphatidyltransferase, whose product is MQDNQHKLQLMYILPNLFTAASAFLGIISIIASVRGYIAASAGLVEEANGYFFKAIVYIVLSLFLDGLDGRVARLTKTTSKFGVEFDSLADIIAFGVAPAMLFYFTVGHSFGRLGSLVAALFVVFGAIRLARFNVMTGTYEPSVFIGLPIPTAAIVSAFWVGLSLEYDFTRSAEWFLLFLQILLSVLMVSNIRYPSFKKIDLKKAHFLRILVGLTVAFSVIYIYPIEAVTALMSVYVSYGIIRYVFMRCKNKKNQKESE
- a CDS encoding 2-isopropylmalate synthase, whose translation is MNNDKIIIFDTTLRDGEQSPGASMNTEEKIRIARQLERLNVDVMEVGFAAASRGDFDAIHQIAKQASNASICSLARAVDGDIKAAGEAIAPAKNRRIHTFIATSPIHMEFKLKMSPDEVIRRAVRAVEYAKTFCEDVEFSCEDACRSEMSFLKEICDAAINAGAKTINIPDTVGYLYPEEITARIGEMVKFINGRAVISVHNHNDLGLATANSLAAIKAGARQVECTLNGIGERAGNAALEEIVMAIKTRSDVFAPLYTDIVYKEIYPSSRLLAGIIGIEPQPNKAIVGKNAFAHESGIHQDGVLKHKETYEIISAESIGLDKNSLILGKHSGRHAFKDKLISLGFELEDSALNEAFEKFKALADKKKEIFDDDLRALVTSEIIKIPEVFEFLTLTQSSCNKGLSSAAITLRHADEIKSDAALGNGTADAIFKVIDRLSGINGVLKDYKVNAVSQGKDALANVVVKVEFDGKTVIGHGLDIDTMTASARAYIGALNSYVKIAATK
- a CDS encoding vWA domain-containing protein, producing the protein MKKIAFLLMIIGVFAFAKSEEAPQKSEPKQLEMVLILDKSGSMSGLESDTIGGFNSMIDKQKEAGVDAKVTTVLFDTNFKTLHDRADIKKVEKLTNKDYVAGGNTALLDAVGDTINKISKVEDIYAKNRAVLFVIVTDGQENSSKEYSKAQIKKMISDKQEKYDWEFIFLGANIDAVSEAQSLGIKGTNAVKYKNSSEGVQKNFEAAAEMSKDMAMDKKSSSKWREKVLEDK
- a CDS encoding tetratricopeptide repeat protein → MAQNDDENVVILEEAEPSDKAPRPEEQEGSESDELVSLDELEPVVPEQTADAQDDAKKSKKKLFIIGGSAGALVIILAVVLFFVFRGEKKPPIDEKQIVKDIEEHYESQKFGSSKIDDMIAKANLLYEKGNKFEALKIYENIAVYNQSLSNYNLGVSQMRQGKFEDALKSFKKAIDNNENVAVSAINAAVSSLELKNEQNFNYYINLASSFLYKEADSPLYNYYYALINYYKGQYVEALAALSHAENGYYKDRYDYLAAKILSFIGDDTEAIKKLEAQKEFDADLALGMLYARLGQYEKARNRLNLALNKGGDSNKINSMIAIINLKDGNFEAATNEIKAVFHEDPLFLNANFPIKTILKPELFDVNLAQAHFRNDLFFDKTKRYETLFYFAPYKVFDPTQTINYIRKGGVSLFLDDASAAGNYLNASGALSKVNLELSSAIANALNYKLKQANAQFASLISLYPEHSVLHYDLALSYAQLGNFSMAAKHFIMSYHLDPTNHLAGVLGAIANDINAVDNTKLLQEISENLDHDASSKDAPVSQALMALIANNSGALMRWLEQEKEESALNLAFDAIIAKMTDKGEEFAKKTQILKAKLPDDIVANILDFIANYKDEGIKKYVEQIQIYFHDKRLNDAAFYHGANIIKEQYIKLLQISGLLNYEREKIKALLKQGANNSDLLQTLAYIDIFTNDFEESYQIYNRIIDEFKINDAGTLFLAAVAAIGSNHPQNATALLELSKLTDPNAMESRVALGHLYQEIDNIEAATIQYGLIKDPNFKSKFVDFMIDYEKLKK